From the Oncorhynchus nerka isolate Pitt River linkage group LG28, Oner_Uvic_2.0, whole genome shotgun sequence genome, one window contains:
- the LOC115113459 gene encoding homeobox protein DBX1-A-like encodes MMIPSILAPNVMYPGLYRPSASLPVHQSLQNAFPTHSSFLVEDLLRISRPAGYHLRRTLPSASVSPATTTTTMSFSAMPLERIVSPTVLRRESCAPKTSQPSSKDPTYLKFGVSAILAPSPKTASLLPAIHHSMHPKAFSLPYFDGSFHPAFFRSAYFPASSSVVPIPGTFSWPLANRGKPRRGMLRRAVFSDVQRKALEKMFQKQKYISKPDRKKLASKLGLKDSQVKIWFQNRRMKWRNSKERELLSSGGCREQTLPTKTNPHPDLSDVGKKSSAEEEEDEMEEDPFGARGAPGLCHSPAAGRELSNSAGSNLSSPSLSSKHSEFSESDEEEITVS; translated from the exons atgaTGATCCCAAGCATCCTTGCGCCTAATGTGATGTACCCAGGCCTTTACCGCCCCTCCGCCTCCTTGCCGGTACACCAGTCCCTGCAGAACGCATTTCCAACCCATTCCAGCTTCCTAGTGGAGGACCTGCTGCGGATAAGCAGGCCGGCGGGGTACCACCTCAGACGGACGCTCCCCTCAGCAAGCGTCTCCCCGGcgacaaccaccaccaccatgtccttCAGTGCCATGCCACTGGAGCGCATCGTCTCTCCAACTGTCTTGAGGCGCGAATCATGCGCGCCGAAAACGTCACAACCGAGCAGTAAAGATCCAACGTATCTTAAGTTTGGAGTCAGCGCAATTCTTGCACCATCACCAAAGACCG CATCGTTGCTCCCCGCCATCCACCACAGTATGCACCCCAAGgccttctctctcccctacttCGACGGATCCTTCCACCCCGCCTTCTTCAGGTCTGCATATTTCCCAG CCTCTTCATCGGTCGTGCCCATCCCCGGGACCTTCTCTTGGCCACTGGCCAACAGAGGGAAGCCGAGGAGAGGGATGCTCAGACGGGCGGTGTTCTCTGACGTGCAGCGCAAAGCTCTGGAGAAGATGTTCCAGAAACAGAAATACATCAGCAAACCAGACAGGAAGAAGCTGGCCTCAAAGCTCGGCCTCAAAGACTCACAG GTTAAAATCTGGTTCCAGAACCGCAGAATGAAGTGGAGGAACTCCAAAGAGAGGGAGCTCCTGTCGTCAGGAGGTTGTCGAGAGCAGACCCTGCCCACTAAAACGAACCCACACCCAGATCTCAGCGACGTCGGCAAGAAGTCCTCcgcggaggaagaggaggacgagatggAAGAGGACCCATTCGGTGCTAGAGGCGCGCCTGGCCTTTGCCATTCCCCCGCGGCGGGGCGCGAGTTGTCTAACAGCGCCGGATCGAACCTCTCGTCGCCATCTCTCTCCAGCAAGCACTCGGAGTTCTCAGAATCGGATGAAGAAGAAATCACAGTTTCATAA